Proteins encoded together in one Portunus trituberculatus isolate SZX2019 chromosome 39, ASM1759143v1, whole genome shotgun sequence window:
- the LOC123515667 gene encoding uncharacterized protein LOC123515667 produces MPAYIYSGLHPRDGTIPMHTFFSVDGVKPVVAMNASIIIDGQSLQQTQLEEMLSMMNAFQYFSITNIYKTRQDYDYALLVENLDNKSIPAKLSCGISVPASYSGVIIDYDPQKKTYTVGCGPYIFNNVVSEFSCTDPSSEFPSVQVEVHNKSNSNICDHRVDITCMMDCILKDLPSYTSCSTLHDEQYSQGAVMPLEHIETSALEIPEKSPNHLKTKYPNSFKSSSSSACSLKYMYHEQTETSPTEIAECIPNNHTTDYFANCKSSTSSACSMRNESLFTDGEANSTSCTLMSLEEFEAYKPTISKQEKRNVTELEKLTVTIGKKTKIFKD; encoded by the coding sequence ATGCCAGCCTACATTTACTCCGGCCTCCACCCCAGAGATGGTACCATTCCTATGCACACCTTTTTCTCAGTTGATGGTGTTAAGCCTGTGGTAGCCATGAATGCCAGTATTATCATTGATGGCCAAAGCCTTCAacagactcaattggaagagATGTTATCTATGATGAATGCATTTCAATACTTCTCCATCACTAACATATACAAAACCAGACAGGATTATGATTATGCACTTTTAGTGGAAAATTTGGATAACAAGTCCATTCCTGCAAAGTTGTCATGTGGTATATCTGTGCCAGCATCATACAGTGGTGTCATTATTGACTATGATCCtcagaaaaaaacatatacagTGGGTTGTGGCCCATACATCTTCAACAATGTTGTTTCAGAATTCAGCTGCACAGATCCCTCATCTGAGTTCCCAAGTGTTCAGGTTGAGGTGCATAACAAATCCAATAGCAATATTTGTGATCACAGGGTTGACATTACTTGCATGATGGATTGTATACTTAAAGACTTGCCATCATATACTTCTTGTTCTACCTTGCATGATGAACAATACTCTCAAGGAGCAGTGATGCCTCTAGAACATATTGAAACATCTGCTCTAGAAATCCCTGAAAAGTCACCAAACCATCTGAAGACAAAATATCCAAACAGTTTCAAATCCTCATCAAGCTCAGCCTGTTCATTAAAATATATGTATCATGAACAGACTGAAACATCTCCTACAGAAATAGCAGAATGTATACCAAACAATCACACAACAGACTATTTTGCCAACTGCAAATCTTCCACAAGCTCAGCCTGTTCAATGAGAAATGAATCTCTCTTTACAGATGGAGAAGCCAATAGCACTTCATGCACCCTTATGTCACTTGAAGAGTTTGAGGCTTACAAGCCAACAATCTCCAAACAGGAGAAGAGAAATGTAACTGAACTAGAAAAATTGACAGTAAcaattggaaaaaaaactaaaatttttAAAGATTAG